In the genome of Oncorhynchus clarkii lewisi isolate Uvic-CL-2024 chromosome 4, UVic_Ocla_1.0, whole genome shotgun sequence, one region contains:
- the LOC139407608 gene encoding sphingosine 1-phosphate receptor 3a yields the protein MENVFEEGMNPVIIAHYNHSGKWGRPRSSAACKTVVLLLICVLIVLENITVLLALWRNKRFHSRMYFLIGNLALSDLLAGVAYMVNIFTSGSRTFFLTPAQWLAREGSMFVALSASTFSLLAIGIERHMTMVRLRPCEAAGRGRLLGLLGACWAVSVLLSALPSLGWNCLEHLASCSTVLPLYDKSYVAFCISVFSALLVAIIILYIRIYRLVTSSGRKVSSRPSERSLALLRTVVIVLGVFVMCWAPLFLLLLLDVGCSPERCPVLYHVDWFIALAVLNSALNPLIYTLSSREMRAAFFRLLCCYQPQLEAPAPMAGNPHLGTVIPTAENSKSSVGGGGSGITGAAKSLTRGKIATPLNSNNQHLDPSAPTVPHLSGPADLLSAVLVKAGALPSLSKF from the coding sequence ATGGAGAACGTGTTTGAGGAGGGGATGAACCCTGTTATCATTGCCCACTACAACCACTCTGGGAAGTGGGGTCGACCTCGGAGCAGTGCGGCCTGTAAGACTgttgtcctcctcctcatctGTGTCCTCATCGTGCTGGAGAACATCACAGTGCTGCTGGCGCTGTGGAGGAACAAACGCTTCCACAGTCGCATGTACTTCCTCATCGGTAACCTGGCCCTGTCTGACCTGTTGGCTGGGGTGGCCTATATGGTTAACATCTTCACCTCTGGTAGCAGGACCTTCTTCCTGACGCCGGCCCAGTGGCTGGCAAGAGAGGGAAGCATGTTCGTGGCCCTCAGTGCATCCACCTTCAGCCTACTGGCCATCGGTATCGAGAGACACATGACCATGGTTCGTCTGCGTCCGTGCGAGGCGGCGGGGCGGGGGAGGTTACTGGGGCTGCTGGGGGCATGCTGGGCCGTGTCGGTGCTGCTCAGTGCCCTGCCTTCCCTGGGCTGGAACTGCCTGGAGCACCTGGCCTCATGCTCTACCGTGCTGCCCCTCTATGACAAGAGTTACGTGGCTTTCTGCATCAGCGTGTTTAGTGCCCTGCTGGTGGCCATCATCATCCTCTACATCCGCATCTACCGGCTGGTGACGTCCAGCGGGCGGAAGGTTAGCAGCAGGCCCTCGGAGCGCTCGCTGGCCCTGCTGAGGACGGTGGTGATAGTTCTGGGGGTGTTTGTGATGTGCTGGGCCCCGCTGTTCCTGCTGCTGCTTCTGGACGTGGGCTGCAGTCCGGAGCGCTGCCCTGTGCTCTACCATGTGGACTGGTTCATTGCCCTGGCTGTGCTCAACTCAGCACTCAACCCCCTCATCTACACCCTGTCCAGCAGGGAGATGAGAGCAGCTTTCTTCAGGCTGCTGTGCTGCTATCAGCCTCAACTGGAGGCCCCAGCCCCCATGGCAGGCAACCCCCACCTGGGGACTGTCATCCCCACGGCTGAGAACAGCAAGTCCAGTGTGGGGGGAGGAGGTAGTGGGATAACGGGGGCGGCCAAGTCTCTGACCCGGGGGAAGATTGCAACGCCCCTGAACTCTAACAACCAGCATTTAGACCCCTCCGCTCCCACGGTGCCACACCTCTCTGGACCGGCCGACCTTCTGTCAGCGGTGCTGGTCAAGGCTGGGGCACTGCCCTCCCTCAGCAAGTTCTGA